CTCCGTTGGGGAAATTCTTCGCCAGAGTCTTGTACAAGAACTCGGTCCCCTTTAGAGAATCAGTCTCGGTTGGATCCTTGCCTTTCTCTTTCTCGTCCATCATAAATAGCAGCCTTTCAACAGGGCACCTACTCTAAAAACCGCTTTCCTTTCTTCCATACTCTTTCGTACTGGTGGGTTTCCGTCGAATCGGTTTTTCGTATTTTCGAAAGGTTCTCCGAAAGTCGGTAATCATTACGAGTGTTCGCATGAAAGTCATCACCAAATCGATTTGGATCCTATCTTTAGTTAGCTTATTTACGGATGTGGCAAGCGAAATGCTCTATCCCATCCTACCTTTGTATCTGAAAAGTATCGGTTTTTCCGTCCTTCTCATCGGCTTCCTGGAAGGAGTTGCGGAGGCGGTGTCGGGGCTTAGCAAAGGATATTTTGGAAAACTTTCCGACACAAATGCCAAAAGGGTGCCTTTTGTGCAATGGGGATACCTATTCAGCGCCTTATCTAAACCCATGATGGGGATTTTTTCGAATCCGGCTTGGGTCTTTTCCGCAAGGACCCTCGACCGGTTCGGAAAGGGTCTCCGAACAGGCGCACGGGACGCGTTGTTATCCGAAGAGGCGACTCCAGAGACTAAGGGGGCGGTTTTCGGTTTTCATCGGTCCATGGACACTTTAGGCGCGGTGATCGGACCTTTTTTGGCGCTTTGCTTTTTGCACTTTTATCCGGAACGTTATGTTCTTCTTTTTTATATCGCACTCTTTCCCGGACTTGCGGCAGTGATCGCGTCCCGATTCTTAAAGGAGAAGGAGAAACCTCCTTCCCCGCAAAAGGCGGACTTCTTCGGTTTTGTGGGATACTGGAAAAAAAGTCCGATCGCTTATCGCAGATTGGCTGCGGGTTTATTGGTTTTCGGAGTGATCAACAGTTCGGACGTTTTTTTACTCATGTTTGCGAAGAGCAGAGGGCTGGAAGATACCGAAGTGATCTGGATGTACATTCTCTATAACCTGACCTACGCGCTTGCTTCTTTTCCGGTAGGAATCCTTTCCGACCGATTCGGGTTAAAACGAGTCTTGGCGACGGGTTTGTTTCTTTTCAGCGGGGTCTACTTCGGTATGGCGTTTGCGACGAACAGGGAAACGTTTTATGCATTATTTATTCTTTATGGATTCTATTCGGCGACTACGGAAGGGATCTCTAAGGCGCTGATCACGAATATCACCGATCCTAGCGACGCAGCGACGGCCATCGGAAGCTTTGCGGGGTGGAACAGTATCGCCTCGCTTCTCGCCAGTTCCATAGCGGGTGTCGTTTGGTTTTCCTTAGGTCCGA
The DNA window shown above is from Leptospira fletcheri and carries:
- a CDS encoding MFS transporter — its product is MKVITKSIWILSLVSLFTDVASEMLYPILPLYLKSIGFSVLLIGFLEGVAEAVSGLSKGYFGKLSDTNAKRVPFVQWGYLFSALSKPMMGIFSNPAWVFSARTLDRFGKGLRTGARDALLSEEATPETKGAVFGFHRSMDTLGAVIGPFLALCFLHFYPERYVLLFYIALFPGLAAVIASRFLKEKEKPPSPQKADFFGFVGYWKKSPIAYRRLAAGLLVFGVINSSDVFLLMFAKSRGLEDTEVIWMYILYNLTYALASFPVGILSDRFGLKRVLATGLFLFSGVYFGMAFATNRETFYALFILYGFYSATTEGISKALITNITDPSDAATAIGSFAGWNSIASLLASSIAGVVWFSLGPKTLFLSSAGVCLAVVVYLSVLKLERKEAVLR